From a region of the Tolypothrix sp. NIES-4075 genome:
- a CDS encoding type II toxin-antitoxin system HigB family toxin: MFPSADQVGKLTVFNIGGNKVRLIAQGTTTGKKSTSGLC; encoded by the coding sequence ATGTTTCCATCCGCAGATCAAGTCGGTAAATTGACTGTATTTAATATTGGTGGTAACAAAGTTCGACTGATTGCACAAGGTACTACAACCGGCAAAAAATCTACATCCGGGCTGTGTTAA
- a CDS encoding DUF4351 domain-containing protein, translating into MMQESVTYQDILSKGKQQEALSLVTRQLNRRLGNVSDTLVERLRGLSIEELEALGEALLDFTSVADLTSWLTQQ; encoded by the coding sequence ATGATGCAGGAATCCGTCACTTATCAAGATATTTTAAGTAAAGGAAAGCAACAAGAAGCATTATCGCTAGTAACGCGGCAACTCAATCGCCGTTTGGGCAATGTCTCGGACACCCTGGTTGAGCGTCTGCGTGGGTTGTCAATTGAAGAATTGGAAGCATTGGGTGAGGCATTACTTGATTTTACTTCGGTTGCTGATTTAACTAGTTGGCTTACGCAACAGTAG
- a CDS encoding AAA domain-containing protein, whose translation MLDADSSQQVVIEAAKSGSSFVVQGPPGTGKSQTIVNMIAELIGDGKSVLLVAEKETALIPI comes from the coding sequence ATTCTTGATGCTGACTCCAGCCAGCAAGTTGTAATTGAAGCCGCAAAATCTGGTTCTAGCTTTGTTGTTCAAGGTCCACCAGGAACAGGCAAAAGTCAAACTATTGTAAATATGATTGCGGAACTGATTGGCGATGGCAAATCAGTTTTATTAGTTGCAGAAAAAGAGACAGCACTAATACCAATTTAA
- a CDS encoding XisI protein, which yields MDKVAKYREYIQTLLTRYANDDKSDDQVEVQLILDTERDHYQWMNVGWQGFNRIYRCIMHFDIRDGKIWLQQNLTDQNPAEELVAMGVSKEDIVLGLQAPYKRQYTEYGIA from the coding sequence ATGGACAAAGTAGCAAAGTATAGGGAATATATTCAAACATTACTGACTCGTTATGCTAATGATGATAAATCAGATGATCAAGTAGAAGTTCAACTTATTCTTGATACAGAGCGAGATCATTATCAGTGGATGAATGTTGGCTGGCAAGGGTTTAACCGTATTTATCGATGTATAATGCATTTTGATATTAGAGATGGGAAAATTTGGCTTCAGCAGAATTTGACCGATCAAAATCCAGCTGAGGAGTTAGTTGCTATGGGAGTATCAAAGGAAGATATTGTGCTAGGTTTACAAGCTCCATATAAACGACAGTACACAGAGTACGGTATCGCTTAA
- a CDS encoding Tn7 transposase TnsA N-terminal domain-containing protein, translating to MMTQEEFNQWCVNQSLSNQAIIEIEKIRNAQPSRSVGSRGKNVSGRYPSRKMGVTIQFESHKVELPFIYQLEHTEDVLEYYDQPPPFKIQYTSASGRNLGVIITPDFFVIRSHSAAWVECKTESEL from the coding sequence ATGATGACACAAGAAGAATTCAACCAATGGTGCGTAAACCAAAGCCTTTCAAATCAAGCGATTATTGAGATTGAAAAAATTCGCAACGCACAGCCATCTCGTAGCGTAGGAAGTCGAGGTAAAAACGTTTCGGGACGTTATCCTTCCCGTAAGATGGGTGTAACAATTCAATTTGAATCTCATAAAGTCGAACTGCCTTTTATCTATCAGTTGGAACATACAGAAGATGTTTTAGAATATTACGACCAACCACCTCCTTTTAAAATTCAATATACTTCAGCATCAGGGCGTAATTTAGGCGTAATAATTACTCCAGATTTTTTTGTTATTAGGTCTCATAGTGCAGCTTGGGTAGAGTGTAAAACCGAAAGTGAATTATAA
- a CDS encoding ribbon-helix-helix domain-containing protein, whose translation MSKRINVTLPDSVLEDLEVWAASQGRPTANLAAFLIEMSIKLAKNSGEFPNNSSVITSKPQS comes from the coding sequence GTGAGCAAAAGAATTAACGTTACGTTACCGGATAGTGTCTTAGAGGATTTAGAAGTATGGGCTGCGTCTCAAGGTCGTCCTACAGCTAACCTGGCTGCTTTTTTGATTGAAATGTCGATTAAATTGGCCAAAAATAGTGGTGAATTTCCCAATAATTCTTCAGTTATAACTAGTAAGCCTCAGTCATAA
- a CDS encoding XisH family protein, which translates to MSAKDIFHETVKQALQKENWVVTDDPLKIKFGNVNFQIDLGAERVLAAQRAGEKIAVEIKSFLNPSAITDFYAALGQFLSYRLAIEAIEPDRLLYMAVPLDTYQTFFQFEFTQTAIERYQVLLIVYDPENEVIVQWTK; encoded by the coding sequence ATGTCTGCGAAAGATATTTTCCACGAAACAGTCAAGCAGGCTCTTCAAAAAGAAAACTGGGTGGTTACAGACGACCCACTGAAAATTAAGTTTGGAAATGTCAACTTTCAAATTGATTTGGGTGCGGAACGGGTATTAGCAGCCCAAAGAGCAGGTGAAAAAATAGCCGTTGAAATCAAAAGCTTTCTCAATCCTTCCGCAATTACTGATTTTTATGCTGCCTTAGGACAATTTCTGAGCTATCGTCTTGCCATAGAAGCTATTGAACCCGACCGACTTTTATATATGGCAGTTCCATTAGATACTTACCAAACCTTTTTTCAATTTGAGTTCACACAAACGGCAATAGAAAGATATCAGGTTTTGCTAATCGTATACGACCCAGAAAATGAGGTGATTGTGCAATGGACAAAGTAG
- a CDS encoding IS630 family transposase: MLNCLEKLLAQGKCVRYMCQDETRLGLKTLTGKVITAAGVKPTVEVKWQRENFWIYGAIEPLTGKHFQHEYPKLNGEYFQQFLDWYLVQLGDDYAILQIDQAPAHTSSAIRWPENIIQELQPPHSPELNPIERLWQFLKKSLKNELFSSLQALSDSEALLRSADRIQEIFNQLIPILCEAAHYALRLEAAGSQTKPTKVGLLYASSYKNGITFKQVMSVSSYNFILEALFYAASY, from the coding sequence ATTCTCAATTGTTTAGAAAAGCTTCTGGCACAAGGGAAGTGCGTACGGTATATGTGTCAGGATGAAACCAGGCTTGGGTTAAAAACCTTAACAGGAAAAGTAATTACTGCTGCTGGAGTTAAGCCTACCGTTGAGGTTAAATGGCAACGGGAAAATTTTTGGATTTATGGTGCAATTGAGCCTTTGACAGGAAAACATTTCCAACATGAATATCCCAAACTCAATGGCGAATATTTTCAACAGTTCTTGGACTGGTATCTTGTGCAATTAGGCGACGACTACGCAATTTTACAAATCGACCAAGCTCCCGCTCATACCAGTTCTGCGATTCGCTGGCCTGAAAATATTATTCAAGAGCTTCAACCACCTCATTCTCCCGAACTCAATCCAATCGAAAGGCTTTGGCAGTTCCTCAAAAAATCGCTCAAAAATGAACTTTTCTCTTCTTTACAAGCTTTAAGCGATAGCGAAGCGCTGCTGCGAAGCGCAGATCGCATCCAGGAAATATTCAACCAACTTATACCAATTTTATGTGAGGCTGCACATTATGCCCTCAGGCTGGAAGCCGCTGGCTCACAAACAAAGCCTACGAAGGTAGGCTTATTATATGCATCTTCATATAAAAACGGTATTACATTTAAGCAGGTGATGTCTGTTTCCTCTTATAACTTTATTTTAGAAGCTCTTTTCTATGCAGCTTCATATTAA
- a CDS encoding helix-turn-helix domain-containing protein, with amino-acid sequence MSRPFKIEIAESEEELKKRLQTARLGNQREKLQMLWWLKSGQVKEQQELGKRLGTDTSTVTRWLQKYRLGGLSRLLEIKKAPGANRKINDDAIAALKLELETGKGFSSYGAIVEWLDKEHGLDIEYGTVYVWVRYRCLCKTKSTASSKLQAG; translated from the coding sequence ATGAGTCGCCCGTTTAAGATTGAAATCGCAGAGAGTGAAGAGGAACTAAAAAAACGCCTACAAACAGCCAGGCTGGGAAACCAGAGAGAAAAGCTACAGATGTTGTGGTGGCTCAAGAGTGGGCAGGTAAAGGAACAGCAGGAACTAGGGAAACGCTTGGGCACAGATACCTCAACTGTGACAAGATGGTTACAGAAATATCGATTGGGTGGACTTTCTAGGTTATTGGAAATTAAGAAAGCACCAGGCGCAAACCGAAAAATAAATGATGATGCGATCGCAGCACTCAAACTTGAGTTGGAAACAGGAAAAGGATTTAGTAGTTACGGTGCAATTGTTGAATGGCTAGACAAGGAGCATGGGCTTGATATCGAGTATGGAACAGTTTATGTATGGGTTCGATATCGATGCTTGTGCAAAACTAAAAGTACCGCGTCCTCAAAGCTACAAGCAGGATGA
- a CDS encoding DUF4011 domain-containing protein yields MRQSASGSQQNLAQKIAKWKAGLADLGRRNPLIKFRQDSPRTLEILTEKPDVLFKNLTEEKKSLPFKIVNSEHQDIIQSRKTKALPAEINPLELITRQIGNEQLKRLNKLRLEARRSFEERGVNSLFLALGTLTWYDKDKPDDTLLSPLILVPVELIKEPRRDVYKISVLEEDVVLNPTLAQKLKQTFGTELPEGEIIQTLTYNEIIAEIRQLLAQQQTWQIKEDVFLSLFSYAKAAMVRDIIENEARIFDHPILQAISGDLTTYQSNYKEPLPA; encoded by the coding sequence ATGCGACAGTCAGCTTCAGGCTCTCAACAAAACCTTGCTCAAAAAATCGCAAAGTGGAAAGCTGGACTAGCTGACTTGGGACGACGAAATCCTCTAATTAAGTTTCGCCAAGATAGTCCTCGAACTTTAGAAATTCTCACAGAAAAACCAGATGTTCTCTTCAAAAACCTGACAGAAGAGAAAAAATCGCTTCCTTTTAAAATCGTTAATAGCGAACATCAAGATATTATTCAGTCGAGAAAGACCAAAGCATTACCAGCAGAAATAAATCCTCTTGAATTAATAACTCGTCAAATAGGTAACGAGCAACTGAAACGGCTGAATAAATTGCGCCTTGAGGCACGACGATCATTTGAAGAACGAGGGGTAAACAGCCTATTTTTGGCGCTTGGAACCTTGACTTGGTACGACAAGGATAAGCCAGACGATACCTTGCTTTCGCCACTAATTTTGGTTCCTGTAGAGTTAATTAAAGAACCTAGACGAGATGTTTATAAAATATCTGTATTAGAGGAAGATGTTGTATTAAATCCTACTTTGGCACAAAAGTTAAAACAAACCTTTGGGACTGAGCTTCCAGAGGGAGAAATTATACAAACACTAACTTATAACGAAATTATTGCTGAGATTAGGCAACTATTAGCACAACAACAGACATGGCAAATTAAAGAGGATGTATTTCTCTCGCTATTTTCCTATGCAAAGGCTGCAATGGTGCGGGACATTATCGAAAATGAAGCTCGAATTTTTGACCACCCAATTTTGCAAGCGATTAGTGGCGATTTAACTACTTATCAGTCTAACTATAAAGAACCTCTGCCTGCATAA
- a CDS encoding aspartate/glutamate racemase family protein, producing MLGIVGGMGPLASAEFIKTIYEHNLGEREQEAPKVILYSDPTFPDRSEVLLKGEYSLLLEHLTNALYQLCELQVSKIVICCITSHHLLPLLSSHLKERLISLIDIILNEVLERKENHLLLCTNGTRKLKIFQNNNLWELAEKRIVLLDDKDQDTIHKTIYQIKNHAYSPQSDFTFLERLMKKYKTDCLIAGCTEIHLLNKYFTSQENLSNHIFLDPLTVIAQKLRSAV from the coding sequence ATGTTAGGAATCGTAGGTGGAATGGGTCCCTTAGCATCAGCAGAATTTATCAAGACAATATATGAACATAATCTTGGAGAAAGAGAACAAGAAGCACCTAAAGTTATTCTTTATTCCGACCCAACTTTTCCTGATAGAAGTGAGGTCTTACTAAAAGGAGAGTATAGTTTACTACTTGAACACTTAACTAATGCCTTGTACCAATTATGTGAGTTGCAGGTTTCTAAGATCGTCATTTGTTGTATAACATCGCATCACCTCTTACCCCTACTTTCAAGCCATCTGAAAGAGCGACTAATCTCGCTTATAGATATTATTCTGAATGAGGTCTTAGAACGAAAAGAAAACCATTTATTATTGTGTACGAATGGAACACGAAAACTAAAAATATTCCAAAACAACAATCTGTGGGAGCTTGCGGAAAAACGCATTGTCCTTCTCGATGATAAAGACCAAGATACTATCCACAAAACGATTTATCAAATTAAGAACCATGCTTACTCTCCTCAATCCGATTTTACCTTTTTAGAAAGACTGATGAAAAAGTACAAAACAGATTGTTTGATAGCAGGCTGCACAGAAATTCATTTACTAAATAAATACTTTACATCACAGGAAAATTTAAGTAATCATATCTTTTTAGATCCTTTGACGGTTATTGCTCAAAAGTTGAGAAGTGCTGTTTAA